Proteins encoded within one genomic window of Glaciimonas sp. PCH181:
- a CDS encoding FmdB family zinc ribbon protein — protein MPIYAYRCDACGFAKDVLQKMSDAQLTVCPTCQKETFKKQVTAAGFQLKGTGWYVTDFRGGAATGGPAAKGATDGASSTSTEGAVAAAPAAGAASSNSESSASSSSGSAATTTTTPASTTTSKASSPAAT, from the coding sequence ATGCCAATTTATGCCTACCGTTGCGACGCTTGCGGTTTTGCGAAAGATGTATTGCAAAAGATGTCGGACGCGCAGTTGACCGTATGCCCAACATGCCAAAAAGAGACCTTTAAAAAGCAAGTCACCGCTGCCGGATTTCAGCTAAAAGGCACTGGCTGGTATGTCACCGATTTTCGTGGTGGTGCAGCTACCGGTGGGCCTGCAGCAAAAGGCGCGACGGATGGTGCATCATCGACCAGCACTGAGGGCGCAGTTGCAGCAGCACCTGCAGCTGGCGCTGCGTCGTCAAATAGCGAGTCGAGCGCATCCAGTTCATCGGGCAGCGCCGCGACCACCACAACAACGCCCGCCAGCACCACGACGAGTAAAGCATCTTCCCCCGCAGCAACCTGA
- a CDS encoding PotD/PotF family extracellular solute-binding protein — protein sequence MKKMFSTAALLVAGIVCATAAISAQAADELHLYNWNNYIAPETVQRFETFCKCKVVQTYYGDNEEMLAKLAAGAKGYDIIVPTGNALDALIKQKALKPLDKAQLPNLKNVNPAYMNTDFDKGNQYSVPYAYTITLLGYNDQKVKELGIPVDSWATIFDPAILAKIKGRVTVLDSANELFAAAMKYRGYSANDTDEKHWEEAQNVILRAKPYWAAFNGTSYIKELTVGNIWVVHGYSSDIFQADVDAQKAARKFHIRAALPKEGAVLALDSMVIHKDAPRPDLALKFMNFMLDGKNAAELTNLTGTGSPNAAAAQYTKPEIAKNTAIFPAKETVAKLEMLKDLNGKQRRALNRLWTEIRAR from the coding sequence ATGAAAAAAATGTTTTCCACCGCTGCATTGCTAGTTGCCGGGATTGTTTGTGCGACTGCTGCAATTTCGGCGCAGGCTGCCGATGAATTGCATTTGTACAACTGGAATAACTATATTGCACCCGAAACGGTGCAGCGTTTTGAGACATTTTGCAAATGCAAAGTGGTCCAGACGTACTACGGCGACAATGAAGAAATGCTGGCGAAACTGGCGGCTGGCGCAAAAGGTTATGACATCATCGTGCCGACCGGTAATGCGTTGGATGCACTGATTAAGCAAAAGGCATTGAAGCCGCTGGATAAGGCTCAATTGCCGAATTTGAAGAACGTGAATCCAGCGTATATGAATACCGATTTCGATAAGGGAAATCAATATTCGGTGCCGTATGCTTACACCATCACGTTGCTGGGTTATAACGATCAAAAAGTGAAAGAACTGGGTATTCCGGTGGATAGCTGGGCGACTATTTTTGATCCGGCAATTCTGGCGAAGATCAAAGGGCGCGTTACAGTATTGGATTCGGCGAATGAGTTGTTTGCCGCCGCGATGAAATATCGTGGTTATTCTGCTAATGATACTGACGAGAAGCATTGGGAAGAGGCCCAGAATGTGATTTTGCGCGCCAAGCCTTATTGGGCAGCGTTCAATGGCACAAGCTATATCAAGGAATTGACGGTTGGCAATATTTGGGTGGTGCATGGCTATTCCAGCGATATTTTCCAGGCCGATGTGGATGCGCAAAAAGCAGCGCGTAAATTCCATATTCGCGCTGCGTTGCCAAAAGAAGGCGCTGTGTTGGCGCTCGATAGCATGGTGATTCACAAGGATGCGCCTCGCCCGGATTTGGCGCTGAAGTTTATGAATTTTATGTTGGATGGCAAAAATGCGGCTGAACTGACAAATCTGACCGGCACTGGCAGTCCTAATGCCGCAGCCGCGCAGTACACCAAGCCTGAGATTGCTAAAAATACGGCGATTTTCCCGGCCAAAGAGACCGTTGCCAAACTGGAAATGCTGAAAGATCTGAACGGCAAACAACGTCGCGCCCTGAACCGTTTATGGACTGAAATTCGGGCGCGTTGA
- a CDS encoding ABC transporter permease — MINLERLKAVNKRTYALWVVAVAVYAFLYVPLIIVMVYSFNDSQLNAEWVGFTFDWYRKLFHNDEMLGAAGNSLMIALIASAVSTVLGTMAGFAMHRYKLKLLPLLVLTPIAIPEILIGVSLLIFFVMLNITLGLVSITLAHIAFCIGFVAIVVRSRLSGMDESLTEAARDCGATPMQAFRLVTLPLIMPGVLAGALMAFTLSIDDFVITFFTAGANASTLPLQIYSMIKIAVTPEVNAVSTLLMALTLFLIIVASKLAPNALRSS; from the coding sequence ATGATCAATCTAGAACGACTAAAGGCGGTCAATAAACGTACCTACGCGCTATGGGTAGTCGCCGTGGCGGTCTACGCCTTTTTGTACGTGCCGCTGATTATTGTGATGGTGTATTCCTTCAACGATTCGCAATTGAATGCGGAGTGGGTCGGTTTTACGTTCGACTGGTATCGCAAACTGTTTCATAACGATGAGATGTTAGGCGCCGCGGGCAATTCTTTGATGATTGCCTTGATCGCGAGCGCGGTGTCCACGGTCCTTGGCACAATGGCGGGGTTTGCGATGCATCGCTACAAACTAAAACTGCTGCCGTTGCTGGTGTTGACGCCGATTGCGATTCCCGAGATTTTGATTGGCGTGTCGCTGCTGATTTTCTTTGTGATGCTGAATATTACGTTGGGATTAGTATCGATTACGCTGGCACATATCGCGTTTTGCATCGGTTTTGTGGCGATTGTGGTGCGTTCGCGCTTATCTGGGATGGATGAAAGCCTGACCGAGGCCGCCCGCGATTGTGGTGCGACGCCGATGCAGGCTTTTCGTCTGGTGACGCTGCCGTTGATTATGCCGGGCGTGCTAGCCGGGGCGCTGATGGCATTTACGCTATCTATCGATGATTTTGTGATCACCTTTTTTACCGCCGGGGCGAATGCTTCGACCTTGCCGCTGCAAATTTACTCAATGATCAAAATCGCGGTCACACCAGAGGTGAATGCGGTGTCGACGTTGTTGATGGCGCTGACATTATTTCTGATTATTGTCGCTTCCAAATTAGCGCCTAATGCGCTGCGCTCCTCTTAA
- a CDS encoding ABC transporter permease has translation MNKAAHSAASASSASSRSRLARWLISGPPLVYLLVFFAIPSLIMVFASFRYAGDYGGLAPIFDEVGKLNLTFENYTRFASDFIYTAIFLKSLMYASITTFFCLIMAYPLAVLIARSPKKHRDLLILLVILPFWSNFLIRVYAWMIILGPQSGLTRALNAVLGVFGVQPVTLLFTAFSVIVGLVYVHLPFMVLPLYANLEKHDAALLDAAQDLGASAWQRFWRITFPLSLPGVYAGAALVFIPALGIFAVSDILGGTGGVMIGNVIKQQFLETRDWPFGSVLSIVLTVAALGVAGLAVLVSRPRRQQ, from the coding sequence ATGAATAAGGCGGCACATTCGGCAGCTTCGGCTTCCTCGGCATCTTCGCGCAGCAGGTTGGCGCGCTGGTTGATTAGTGGGCCGCCGCTGGTCTACTTGCTGGTTTTTTTCGCGATTCCAAGTTTGATTATGGTGTTTGCATCGTTTCGCTATGCTGGCGATTACGGTGGTCTTGCGCCTATTTTCGATGAGGTCGGCAAGCTTAACCTGACCTTTGAGAACTACACCCGTTTTGCGTCCGATTTTATATACACCGCGATTTTTTTGAAGTCGCTGATGTACGCGTCGATCACGACTTTTTTCTGTTTGATCATGGCGTACCCGTTGGCAGTGCTCATCGCACGGAGTCCAAAAAAACATCGTGATTTGCTGATATTGCTGGTGATTTTGCCGTTCTGGAGCAATTTTCTGATTCGCGTATATGCCTGGATGATTATTCTGGGGCCGCAATCCGGCCTGACGCGTGCGCTAAATGCGGTGCTGGGTGTGTTCGGCGTACAGCCGGTGACGTTGTTATTTACGGCATTTTCCGTGATTGTTGGCCTGGTTTATGTTCATTTGCCGTTTATGGTGTTGCCGCTTTATGCAAACCTTGAAAAGCATGATGCAGCGTTGCTGGATGCGGCGCAAGATTTGGGCGCATCGGCATGGCAGCGTTTCTGGCGCATCACTTTTCCGCTGTCCTTACCCGGCGTTTATGCTGGCGCGGCGCTGGTGTTCATTCCGGCGCTGGGGATATTTGCGGTGTCCGACATTCTTGGCGGGACCGGCGGCGTAATGATCGGTAACGTCATCAAGCAGCAATTTTTGGAAACCCGCGACTGGCCATTTGGTAGCGTGTTGTCAATTGTGTTGACAGTCGCGGCATTGGGCGTGGCGGGCCTGGCCGTGCTGGTGTCCAGGCCAAGGCGGCAACAGTGA
- a CDS encoding ABC transporter ATP-binding protein, with amino-acid sequence MALLEIRNVSRRFGDFTAVDNISLSIEAGEFFTLLGPSGCGKTTLLRMIAGFDLPNAGQIMLDGVDLVGIPPERRPVCTVFQNYALFPHMTVSANIAFPLKMAKISPEEIKVKVVEALEDVRLAGFGGRYPHELSGGQRQRVAVARALVSRPKLLLLDEPLSAMDAKLREQMQIELINLQKEVGITFVYVTHDQNEALALSHRIAVLNRGQVEQLDEPSRIYSYPKTRFVADFIGTCNLLDGAIESVDGATMQLTVAGLGPVTAALPSDAQVGRKGTLALRPERIQISAALTPNSAQNHFKGYVKEFLYSGDVTVYIVQTEGGAKIEALLANSAAGRAKFFEVGDTVDVAWGFDAGHFLYE; translated from the coding sequence ATGGCTTTGCTCGAAATTCGTAACGTTAGTCGCCGTTTCGGTGATTTTACTGCTGTTGATAATATTAGTTTGTCAATTGAGGCGGGCGAGTTCTTTACTTTGCTAGGCCCATCCGGCTGTGGCAAAACGACGTTGTTACGCATGATTGCGGGCTTTGATTTGCCGAACGCCGGGCAAATAATGCTGGATGGCGTGGATTTGGTCGGCATTCCTCCCGAGCGTCGTCCTGTTTGCACCGTATTTCAGAATTACGCGTTGTTCCCGCATATGACGGTGAGTGCGAATATCGCTTTCCCGCTCAAGATGGCGAAAATATCCCCTGAAGAAATTAAAGTAAAAGTTGTAGAGGCGCTGGAAGACGTGCGTTTAGCCGGTTTTGGCGGACGTTACCCGCATGAGTTATCAGGCGGGCAGCGTCAACGGGTGGCGGTGGCGCGTGCGTTAGTGTCACGACCCAAACTATTGTTGCTGGACGAGCCGCTATCGGCGATGGATGCCAAATTGCGCGAGCAAATGCAAATTGAGCTGATCAATCTGCAAAAAGAAGTGGGAATTACGTTTGTCTACGTTACCCACGATCAAAATGAAGCGCTGGCATTGTCGCATCGGATTGCGGTCTTGAATCGTGGGCAAGTCGAGCAATTGGATGAGCCATCGCGCATCTACAGTTATCCCAAAACACGTTTTGTCGCTGATTTTATTGGTACGTGTAATTTGCTTGACGGCGCTATTGAAAGCGTCGATGGCGCAACGATGCAACTTACTGTGGCGGGTTTGGGGCCGGTGACGGCAGCGCTGCCGTCAGATGCGCAAGTTGGACGTAAGGGTACGCTGGCGTTACGGCCGGAAAGAATTCAGATTAGCGCCGCGTTAACACCGAACAGCGCACAGAATCATTTCAAAGGTTACGTCAAAGAATTCCTCTATTCAGGCGACGTCACCGTTTATATCGTTCAAACCGAAGGCGGCGCCAAAATAGAGGCATTACTGGCAAATTCAGCTGCTGGTCGCGCCAAGTTTTTTGAAGTCGGCGACACAGTTGATGTGGCGTGGGGCTTTGACGCAGGACACTTTCTGTATGAATAA
- a CDS encoding methyltransferase domain-containing protein, whose protein sequence is MTNPIPASPPAAIPSFTTRDPSLPEFWSERFAQDFTPWDKGGVPLALQDYVQRTAPTVTLIPGCGVGYEVAYLDNAGWDVTAIDFSPEAVSAAQAVLGPLGSHVVQADFFTFVPARPLGMIYERAFLCALPPAMRPAVVQRWAELLPPGAILAGFFFFDANPKGPPFGIDRTAQEQLLLPYFELLEDHPVTDSIPAFLDRESWQVWRRRL, encoded by the coding sequence ATGACTAACCCAATCCCGGCATCTCCGCCAGCAGCGATCCCGTCGTTTACGACGCGTGACCCATCCTTGCCAGAGTTTTGGAGCGAACGCTTTGCACAAGACTTCACTCCGTGGGATAAAGGTGGCGTGCCGCTGGCTTTGCAGGATTACGTCCAACGCACCGCGCCAACCGTGACGTTGATTCCCGGCTGCGGGGTGGGATATGAAGTTGCTTATTTGGACAATGCGGGTTGGGATGTGACTGCGATTGATTTCTCGCCGGAGGCTGTTAGCGCGGCGCAGGCTGTCTTAGGACCTTTGGGGTCGCATGTTGTGCAGGCGGATTTTTTCACCTTTGTTCCTGCCAGACCGCTCGGGATGATCTACGAAAGAGCGTTTTTGTGCGCGTTACCGCCAGCAATGCGTCCTGCTGTGGTTCAGCGCTGGGCCGAATTGTTGCCGCCCGGTGCGATATTGGCCGGATTTTTCTTTTTTGATGCGAACCCCAAAGGGCCGCCTTTCGGCATTGATCGGACCGCGCAGGAACAGTTATTGCTGCCGTATTTTGAATTGCTTGAAGATCATCCCGTGACTGATTCTATCCCCGCCTTTTTAGATCGGGAAAGCTGGCAAGTCTGGCGTCGACGCCTTTGA
- the ubiB gene encoding ubiquinone biosynthesis regulatory protein kinase UbiB — translation MLLKFLRILKIVRVAVRYGLDDIAISGFDTPRISKVINTLLFWRDLSAPRGERLRKALEELGPIFVKFGQVLSTRRDLLPGDMVDELASLQDRVPPFSSDLAIAQIQRSLKAHPDELFASFEREPVASASIAQVHFATLKDGREVAVKVLRPGMKKSIDEDVALMHLAAELIEKLWADGKRLKAREVVGEFDKYLHDELDLMREAANGSQLRRNFADSELLMVPEMIWDYCSSSVIVMERMHGIPISQIERLRAAGVDMKKLSSDGVEIFFTQVFRDGFFHADMHPGNILVSVAPATFGRYIALDFGIVGTLNDFDKDYLSQNFLAFFQRDYKRVAEAHIESGWAPKETRVDELESAVRACCEPIFDRPLKDISFGQVLLRLFQTSRRFNIEVQPQLVLLQKTLLNVEGLGRQLDPELDLWKTAKPYLERWMSEQIGWRGLIQHLKIEAPRYSKLLPQLPRLIHQVLSQVVDAPQNQQSDLMLQVIAEQKRTNHLLGVVVYFGGGLTGGILLTLIFQRWGYLLFPG, via the coding sequence ATGCTTTTGAAATTCTTACGGATTCTAAAAATCGTGCGCGTTGCGGTGCGTTACGGTTTAGATGATATTGCGATCTCCGGCTTCGATACGCCGCGTATCTCAAAGGTGATCAATACGCTGTTGTTTTGGCGCGATTTGTCGGCACCACGCGGTGAACGTTTACGTAAAGCATTAGAAGAGCTAGGCCCGATTTTTGTGAAATTTGGTCAGGTGTTATCGACCCGACGCGATCTGCTGCCGGGCGATATGGTCGATGAGTTGGCGAGCTTGCAGGATCGCGTTCCGCCGTTTAGCTCCGATCTGGCGATTGCGCAAATTCAAAGATCGCTGAAAGCGCATCCGGATGAACTCTTTGCGAGCTTTGAGCGCGAGCCTGTAGCGTCGGCGTCGATAGCGCAAGTCCATTTTGCAACGCTGAAGGATGGTCGGGAAGTTGCGGTAAAGGTACTTCGTCCCGGCATGAAAAAATCTATCGACGAAGATGTCGCGTTGATGCATTTAGCGGCTGAATTGATCGAGAAATTATGGGCTGATGGCAAGCGGTTGAAGGCGCGGGAAGTCGTTGGCGAGTTTGATAAATACCTGCACGACGAACTTGATTTGATGCGCGAGGCAGCAAACGGCAGTCAATTACGACGTAATTTTGCCGATTCTGAATTGCTGATGGTACCGGAAATGATTTGGGACTATTGCTCGTCATCGGTGATTGTGATGGAGCGGATGCATGGCATTCCAATTTCTCAGATTGAGCGCTTGCGTGCCGCTGGCGTCGATATGAAAAAGTTGTCTAGCGATGGCGTTGAAATTTTCTTTACACAAGTATTCAGGGATGGTTTTTTTCACGCGGATATGCATCCGGGTAACATTCTTGTATCGGTTGCCCCAGCGACGTTTGGTCGCTATATCGCATTAGATTTCGGAATCGTTGGCACACTGAATGACTTTGACAAAGACTATCTGTCGCAAAATTTCCTGGCGTTTTTTCAACGCGATTACAAACGCGTTGCAGAAGCGCATATTGAGTCTGGCTGGGCACCGAAAGAAACGCGTGTAGATGAACTTGAGTCTGCGGTGCGCGCTTGTTGTGAGCCGATTTTTGATCGTCCTTTAAAGGATATTTCTTTTGGACAGGTATTGCTGAGACTGTTTCAGACTTCGCGCCGTTTCAATATAGAAGTGCAGCCGCAATTGGTTCTATTGCAAAAGACCTTGCTGAATGTTGAAGGTCTGGGTCGTCAGCTGGATCCCGAACTGGATTTATGGAAAACCGCCAAGCCTTATCTGGAACGCTGGATGAGCGAACAGATCGGCTGGCGCGGCCTGATTCAGCATCTGAAAATTGAGGCTCCGCGCTACAGTAAATTGCTGCCGCAACTGCCGCGGCTAATACACCAAGTGCTGTCGCAAGTTGTCGATGCACCGCAGAATCAACAAAGCGATCTCATGTTGCAGGTGATTGCCGAGCAAAAAAGGACGAATCATCTGCTTGGCGTAGTTGTGTATTTTGGTGGCGGATTGACGGGCGGTATATTGCTCACGTTAATTTTTCAGCGTTGGGGTTATTTGTTATTCCCCGGTTAA
- a CDS encoding SCP2 domain-containing protein, translating into MILPLHFTPITAAVNHLLAQEPWALRKLAAHAGKTACIDGGVLVFKWQITIDGLLQAPPADSAPNVTIRLKLSDLPLMAQNPDRAFSYVNIEGDADLANAISQVGRGLRWDAEHDLSKLVGDIAAVRLVDGVKTTASAFQNTHKKLAENLAEYFLEEKPLLVRPHAVSDFTQAVTTLRDDLERLIKRIERIERTQKSLLKP; encoded by the coding sequence ATGATTCTTCCATTACATTTCACGCCTATCACTGCAGCCGTCAATCATCTACTGGCCCAAGAGCCGTGGGCGCTGCGCAAACTGGCCGCACACGCTGGCAAAACTGCTTGTATCGATGGCGGTGTGTTGGTCTTCAAATGGCAAATCACTATTGACGGCTTGTTGCAGGCACCGCCAGCCGATAGTGCGCCAAATGTCACAATTCGATTGAAGTTATCCGATCTGCCGTTGATGGCGCAAAACCCGGACCGTGCATTTTCTTACGTGAATATTGAGGGCGACGCTGATCTGGCGAACGCGATTTCGCAAGTTGGCCGCGGTTTGCGCTGGGATGCGGAACATGATCTAAGCAAATTAGTCGGTGATATTGCCGCAGTTCGGCTGGTTGACGGCGTCAAGACGACTGCGTCGGCGTTTCAGAATACGCACAAAAAATTGGCTGAAAATCTGGCCGAATATTTTCTAGAAGAAAAACCATTGTTAGTACGCCCGCATGCCGTTTCCGATTTTACGCAGGCGGTGACGACCTTGCGCGATGATCTGGAGCGTCTGATCAAGCGTATCGAACGAATCGAGCGCACTCAAAAATCTCTTTTGAAGCCGTAG
- a CDS encoding Tim44 domain-containing protein, with translation MKKIFVVLMLIVSALSLTLSSAEARRLGGGGSFGKQSSGISRSMPSRPIQQSPNANQARPATPAATPGIPPKPASPWKGILGGALLGLGLGALMSHFGLGGAAGSFLMIALLAFVVIFVVRMIMRRSSGAAPAAAYPSAYSGSAVNDVSASNNAGFTPEIGSRLDSARPAAFQSEFQPATAQNVAPWGIPADFDVPGFVRNAKTYFIRLQAAWDKADINDIREFTTPEMYAELRMQLQERGASGSNTDVVQLEGELMGIETIGSDHLASVKFSGLIKEVPEASAEPFTEVWNLSKPVSGPGGWILAGIQQVN, from the coding sequence ATGAAAAAAATATTTGTCGTACTGATGTTGATCGTAAGCGCTTTGTCGCTGACGCTGTCCAGCGCGGAAGCGCGACGTTTGGGCGGTGGCGGTTCTTTCGGTAAACAGTCGTCCGGTATTTCACGTTCGATGCCTAGCCGTCCGATCCAGCAAAGCCCGAACGCTAATCAGGCGCGTCCGGCTACACCCGCAGCGACACCAGGAATTCCACCTAAACCGGCGAGTCCCTGGAAAGGCATCCTCGGCGGCGCTTTATTAGGTTTAGGTCTGGGCGCATTGATGTCGCATTTCGGTCTCGGCGGGGCTGCTGGTTCCTTTTTGATGATTGCGTTATTGGCCTTCGTTGTGATTTTCGTGGTGCGCATGATTATGCGCAGGAGTAGCGGGGCAGCACCCGCCGCCGCTTACCCGAGCGCTTATTCGGGCAGCGCGGTCAACGATGTCAGCGCTAGCAACAACGCGGGATTTACGCCCGAGATCGGTTCTCGTCTCGACTCAGCGCGCCCAGCCGCGTTTCAGAGTGAGTTTCAGCCTGCTACCGCTCAAAATGTTGCGCCGTGGGGAATTCCTGCGGATTTCGATGTACCGGGGTTTGTGCGTAATGCCAAAACCTATTTCATTCGACTGCAAGCGGCGTGGGATAAAGCGGATATCAACGACATCAGAGAGTTCACTACTCCTGAAATGTACGCCGAATTAAGAATGCAATTGCAAGAGCGGGGCGCGTCTGGCAGCAATACCGACGTGGTCCAACTTGAAGGCGAATTGATGGGTATCGAGACGATTGGCAGCGATCATCTTGCCAGCGTGAAATTCAGCGGTCTGATCAAGGAAGTACCGGAAGCCTCGGCTGAGCCATTTACTGAGGTATGGAATCTGTCAAAGCCGGTTTCTGGACCTGGCGGTTGGATTTTGGCCGGGATTCAGCAGGTAAATTAA
- the ubiE gene encoding bifunctional demethylmenaquinone methyltransferase/2-methoxy-6-polyprenyl-1,4-benzoquinol methylase UbiE, which translates to MTNTTHFGYKTVSEEDKVHKVAEVFHSVAAKYDVMNDLMSAGMHRLWKAFTIAQAAIRPGFKVLDIAGGTGDLAKAFAKRAGPTGEVWLTDINESMLRVGRDRVLNTGLSTPTLLCDAEKLPFPDNYFDRVSVAFGLRNMTHKDVALSEMRRVLKPGGKLLVLEFSKVCEQLKKPYDVYSFSVLPWLGKKIANDAESYRYLAESIRMHPDQETLKQMMQDAGLARVQYFNLTAGVAALHTGIKL; encoded by the coding sequence ATGACCAACACTACCCATTTCGGTTACAAAACGGTCTCAGAAGAAGACAAAGTCCATAAAGTCGCTGAGGTTTTTCATTCGGTCGCGGCTAAATACGACGTGATGAATGATCTGATGTCGGCTGGCATGCACCGCCTCTGGAAAGCTTTCACGATTGCACAGGCTGCGATACGGCCGGGTTTTAAAGTGCTCGATATTGCCGGGGGCACTGGTGATTTGGCGAAGGCCTTTGCCAAGCGCGCCGGGCCGACTGGTGAAGTCTGGTTGACTGATATCAATGAGTCTATGTTGCGGGTCGGGCGCGATCGTGTCTTGAATACTGGCTTATCCACCCCCACGTTGCTATGCGACGCAGAAAAATTACCGTTTCCCGATAATTATTTTGATCGGGTATCGGTGGCTTTCGGTTTGCGCAATATGACCCACAAGGACGTGGCGCTGTCAGAAATGCGTCGTGTATTGAAGCCGGGCGGAAAACTGCTGGTGCTGGAATTTTCCAAGGTTTGCGAGCAACTAAAAAAGCCATATGACGTGTATTCGTTTTCGGTATTGCCTTGGTTGGGCAAAAAAATTGCCAACGATGCTGAAAGCTACCGTTATCTGGCGGAATCGATTCGGATGCATCCTGATCAGGAAACGCTGAAACAGATGATGCAGGACGCCGGGCTTGCTCGCGTGCAGTACTTTAATTTAACCGCTGGTGTGGCCGCGTTGCACACCGGTATCAAACTGTAA
- a CDS encoding MFS transporter, producing the protein MVLLLFLTQACTDIFLPGLPMMAKEFGTTMERMNLIISIYNYSQAVVVLFIGVISDLRGRRSTILTCLALHIIATIWIALSSSLFCIIILRAVQAMGSAAVYIILRLIIKDTMDKKTQIHTTGLLVAGLVLSPILAPVLGAWIIKLSDWRNCFWAIASFEVPLFCWALMAIRETNNKQLEFRSSFSLKKHFLSYYSVLKDGYFLGLALILGSVFAAFYAFISISSYLYINQYGIKETNYPYVFIGIAISYLIGNRLMSKLNANNFPPQRIISFGICVSLIGTAFILAELVIKNTLVTIALTTLGTCLLRLATALINPPIQVVVTNHFNEKGSHALGLLTCIQYSFAAIGTMVVSGLSFNPSGNFMITTFAFVALSLVGFLLAFKKTLLTHLN; encoded by the coding sequence ATGGTGTTGCTTTTGTTCTTGACCCAAGCGTGTACAGATATATTCTTACCGGGCTTGCCGATGATGGCAAAAGAATTCGGCACCACCATGGAAAGAATGAACCTAATAATATCGATATATAACTACAGCCAAGCTGTCGTCGTGCTCTTCATCGGAGTTATTAGCGATTTACGCGGGCGCCGCTCGACCATCCTTACGTGCCTGGCGCTGCATATAATCGCGACAATCTGGATCGCCCTTTCCTCGTCGTTATTTTGCATAATCATATTGAGGGCGGTCCAAGCCATGGGAAGCGCAGCAGTTTACATAATATTGCGTTTGATCATCAAAGATACAATGGACAAGAAAACCCAGATTCACACTACCGGATTGCTGGTAGCAGGGTTAGTGCTCTCTCCAATATTGGCACCGGTGTTAGGTGCATGGATAATTAAACTATCAGATTGGAGAAACTGTTTCTGGGCGATCGCAAGTTTTGAAGTTCCATTATTCTGCTGGGCGCTGATGGCCATTAGGGAAACAAATAATAAACAGCTCGAATTCAGGTCCTCTTTCAGTCTCAAAAAACATTTTCTGAGTTATTACTCGGTGCTCAAAGATGGCTACTTTCTCGGCTTGGCCCTGATCCTTGGTTCCGTTTTTGCGGCTTTTTATGCATTCATCAGTATTTCCAGCTACTTGTACATTAATCAATACGGTATAAAAGAAACGAACTATCCTTACGTTTTCATCGGCATCGCCATTTCCTATCTTATAGGTAACCGTCTGATGAGTAAGCTAAATGCAAACAACTTTCCGCCGCAACGCATCATCAGTTTCGGAATCTGTGTTTCGCTTATAGGAACCGCTTTTATACTAGCTGAATTAGTTATAAAAAATACACTCGTAACCATAGCGCTGACGACACTCGGAACTTGTCTATTGCGATTAGCGACCGCGCTCATCAATCCTCCAATACAAGTTGTTGTGACCAATCACTTCAATGAAAAGGGTTCTCATGCGCTGGGCTTGCTGACCTGCATACAATATTCATTCGCCGCGATCGGCACTATGGTTGTATCGGGGCTGTCGTTTAACCCCAGCGGCAATTTTATGATCACCACTTTTGCATTCGTAGCATTGTCACTTGTCGGTTTTTTGCTCGCCTTCAAAAAAACTCTTCTCACACACTTAAACTGA
- a CDS encoding phosphonate degradation HD-domain oxygenase produces MLSIAEICALFDAGGDAMYSGEPVTQREHALQTATLAEQAGAAPELICAALLHDLGHLLNPQGETPSARGIDDTHQYFAIPYLRGLFSPAVLEPIRMHVDAKRYLCATNTHYFDKLSDDSKRSLALQGGIFSAEAATAFIARPYAADAVQLRLWDDLAKDATMVTPGLPYFAALMTECASRPA; encoded by the coding sequence ATGTTGTCTATAGCAGAAATATGCGCTTTATTTGATGCCGGAGGAGACGCTATGTACTCCGGCGAACCAGTCACTCAGCGTGAACACGCTTTGCAAACCGCAACGCTGGCAGAGCAGGCCGGTGCCGCGCCAGAATTAATCTGTGCCGCCTTGCTGCATGATCTTGGACATTTGCTGAACCCACAGGGTGAAACCCCTTCAGCGCGCGGCATAGACGATACCCATCAATATTTTGCGATACCGTATTTGCGAGGTCTATTTAGTCCTGCAGTGCTAGAGCCGATTCGTATGCACGTGGACGCCAAGCGCTATTTATGCGCCACCAACACCCATTATTTTGACAAGTTATCGGATGACTCCAAGCGCAGTCTGGCGCTACAAGGTGGTATATTTTCGGCTGAAGCCGCGACAGCATTCATTGCCAGACCTTATGCAGCAGATGCAGTCCAGTTGCGGCTTTGGGACGACTTAGCGAAAGATGCCACTATGGTCACGCCGGGTTTACCCTATTTCGCGGCTCTGATGACAGAGTGCGCTAGTCGACCCGCATGA